GAGCTCCTAACCCCATTCCCGCAGCAGAGGAGTAGAAGGCCGAGCTGTAATCTTGAGTAATATCCACCAAAACACCTGGAAAACGTTTGAAACAAATAGTGAGCCAGCATTCAACAAAAATAGTCATTTTGTGTTTGAAAAAGTAAATATCTTTTAAGTGACTGCAAAAATAATGATTGACACGCCTCTCATCCAGTCACAACtgtttttaagtgatacttcctccattaaataaaggaaaaccTCAGACAACACGTCttacaacaaacctgcagtgtGAATAGTGGCGGTAATAAATTAGTTTTAGATTATTTGGGCTACAAAGATGGTAAAAAGTGTACTGGGGAATTGTAATTCAGACACACTTGGTCTTTATCACAGCAACAGTAACTATGGGAGTTGGAGCTTTTGCAAAGAGTCAATTCCAAAGGCCAGAGCACAGCAACCCAGCGTATTGTAGTTGGCAGTCGGCTTCAGAGTGTTCTAGATTAGGAAATTCTGTTAAATCAGAGTggagggagaacattctagaacatccCAATAATCAAACACAGGTATGGTACATCAATGCACCATTTGGGTTTATTGAAGAATGTTGGGTTGGTGTGATCTGAActtaaaacagcagaaataacatttatttacctCCTAAAGGTGGTCCAGCAAGCCCCGCAAAGCTCTGGATGCAGACATAAACGCCCACAGCTAAGGGCATTCTCTTGATGCCCACCACATCATCCTCAGCCAGCATGGGTATGTGTGTAGATGCAATATTGCCTAACAAGAAGCCATAGAGCACGCAGCAGACTACCAGCCCCCAGAAACCATTGACTACAGTAAAAAGCACAAGGACCAGACACATCATCATCACACATCCAAGCAGGACAAATATCTTCCTCATGCGGCCCCAGCTTAGAATCCAGCCAATAGAGAGACGTCCAAAGATCTCCGCCACAGCCATTATTGATAGCATGTAGGCTGCCTTGTCCCTTTCAGTATCCCTGTTGGCGCTAAGCTCCACCACATAGAGCTGCGGGGCAAAGAAGCCAAGTGTTGCAAAGAGACCGAATGCAGCATAACACACAAAGCTGCATTCCTTTAGCACTGTTAGGTCCAGGAGTTTGCTTCTACTTGGCTCCTCTTGGCTCTGGTCCTGTTGGCCTTGAGTTATCTGAAAGGGGTCGACCTCTTTTTGCTGTCCCACCACTTTAAGGCTCTGTTCTGGCTGCTCCAGTGACTGCGCACCTCCAGAGCTACAAGAACCATGGAGCTCGGAATCAGGGTCAGAGTAAATGATCTCCTGCTTTGTGGATTTCAGAGGTTGGGTGAAAGACTCATTAGAAGTCTTAGGCTTGATAATCAAGGGGCGAAGCAGAAGTCCACAGATAACAATTGTACCTTGTAATGTCCCAAGCACCACCATTGTGTGTCTCCAACCAATTTGTGTCTTAAGTGCTGTGAACGctgcaaaaaaaagtttggggcacaaaatgaaatgtacatatttgaGCTTAAGTAGAGATGCACTGATACAAAAACCACTGCTCCTTGACTGCCATTCAAAGGcaaatatatgtaatgttggtaTTAGCAATACCAATACCATTAAGGTTATTGCCATGGAATAAAAACCACGTTCAAGTGCAAATATTTAGCTattacaacaaaacaaattCATAGGGGTATCAATATTTGGTGTCAGTTGATTGTATATAATATGAAGATAAAGGTATGCTTTTTATTGAAAAGACGATATCATACAGTTTCAGTTCTGGCTTAAATATTGTAGACTAAATCATGTTTTTACAAAAACGAGACATGATGTGCATTTAGATGTAGTGATTGtagtaactggacagtgaggGAAACAGTTGAGCTCGATTGTACTTACCAGGTGCAAAAACAAATATTGCAAAGGATTCTCCTGTGGAGGCCATAGCAGTCACCAGGGAGCGACGTTTACTGAAGTACTGGGACAGGATTGTGACAGTGGGGAGAAATGTTAAGCAGTAGCCCAATCCTTAAAGGAGACAAATTCAGAGGGATGATATTTCACTCGTCTTTTGAGATATGCGGAGTTGCAGTTGTCACAAGCAAATATCACTGTACTACTTCATACTATGTATCAAATATCATAGTACTCATTTATACTTTTGCACCAAATCaaatacagtactgtaagtcagagaccacccttcattaattTCATCTGCAGTCAAACCAGCTGAGTACAAATTAGACATAACATAATCCATGTACATAGAGTTGGAGAgaattaaaggaaaataagcaaacaaaaacaggagtttctgttCACTCAATAAATGACTGAGTGGTTCAGTAAATGTGTCTAAATTAAACCttgtttttacatataaaattattatcGAATCACTTGCATATTGTAAGTTCTTCACTCATGCTagtaaagaagtaaaaattCAAATGGCATATTGTACTTTACGTATTTGGTTAATCTTACTAGTCTTTTGTAcatactgagaaaagcaaagaaaggaaGGTAAATGTTAGTAATTGTACATGAACCGGGTCTACTTGCGCGAATAAATGGCTGCTGAGATGAAGACGACGGCGAGACAGACATCACTAGGCTccctgcactgctgcagctgagTGTTGCTGGTTTGTCCACCTAAACTGTTGGATagtgctgcattgtttttatggttttatgtcagttctatgttgtttatgaatgtagctgtactatttttatagttatatgtatctgttttgttttatcattctatttttagtacttgttctttgtgaagcactttgtagctgtgcttagaaaagtgctatataaataaatgtttacttacttatttacttacttaaagTGTCATAGGTAGAAACAAACACCAATGCTTCCATTACCACTATTAATGCCCTGCCAACTCAATTTCGCAGCTGTTACAGAGTAAAACCCAGCTAGATACCAACATCAGCACACTGTTACACGTAAGAGCACCGTATTCCGTACACATCAGTATTCCGTACGCTTCAGTATTCCGTACACATCAGTATTCcgtacacttcagtattccgtaCACATCAGTATTCCGTACGCTTCAGTATTCcgtacacttcagtattccgtaCGCTTCAGTGTTCTGTACACTTCAGTGTTCTGTACACTTCAGTGTTCcgtacacttcagtattccgtacacttcagtattccgtaCGCTTCAGTATTCTGTAGACTTCAGTGTTCCGTATGCTTGAGTATTCcgtacacttcagtattccacATGCTTCAGTATTTTGTAGACTTCAGTGTTCtgtacacttcagtattccgtacacttcagtattccacATGCTTCAGTATTCTGTAGACTTCAGTGTTCCGTATGCTTCAGTATTCcgtacacttcagtattccacATGCTTCAGTATTCTGTAGACTTCAGTGTTCCGTATGCTTCAGTATTCcgtacacttcagtattccacATGCTTCAGTATTCTGTAGACTTCAGTATTCCGTACGCTTCAGTATTCCGTACACTTCAGTATTCTGTAGACTTCAGTGTTCCGTACGCTTCAGTATTCCGTACGCTTGCAGGTTTTCCTGTTTGTGtaataaaaaacactttcttGACATTTGTCAATGATACATCTCAGACATtgtcatatatatcatatatatgatatacatcATTTTTCCATCAAATCAGTTGTCAAGACCATCAATGCTGAGTTTGGACATCAAATCTGTGCAAATATTGACCGACATCCGACACTACACGAACATGGCGGGTGGGGAAACCCAGGGATGGGAATGTGAATAGGGTGGATAGGGTttgtttaaacatatttaagccTTAAACGAATTTTCAACAAGGGATTATAACCATGAAACACAGTATGTTTAATACTGAGCTGGTAATCCGAGTTTACACCGTCAGCTCAGTGACCTTAACAGACCCCTTTCAGTTTGGTTGCTAGGCAGATTTTGCAGAGTCCAACCAATCATTACACCCTGTTTGACTTCAGGTATTTCCGCGATAACTACTGAAACTCGAAAAGTGCTGAAAAACTGTGCGGAACACGGCGCTCTTACTGTACACATCCAGCTGAGCGTCGAGCTGATAAACAGCCAGCAGGTTAAACCCTTTCAACACCTCTGTTGAGCGTCTTAATAAATACCTAGCCCTGAAGCTTTCATTTAATTCAGTAGTATTGTCAGTAGTCAAGGTAATTAATCTCATGTTAGTGGTAACGTATCTTGGCTTGTTAGCTTAATAGCTAGCCGTAGCCAACTAGCTGAGTAACGTTAGCTAGCTCCCTAGCAAACGCTGCTAGCCAACATGAATCGTCAGATTGAGTCGATGTGAATTTCCCTACATTTATGATTTGTAAAACTCTGGGGCAGAAAATGTGTTCTCAGCTGATCCAAGTGatgtgttctcagaacaatggactgacctccccagagtccagacctcagcatcactgaacgTCTTTGGGATTGtaggattgtgagaagcaaaaaatgcaatcagcttccaagactgaactgtggacgtgtggaaaaaaatcaatacagttttctttgaactaaaagtaagaaaagaaggaaagtcGTAATGAAGGTAAAgccattaaatactgaaaattttGTATTACACCAAGTTGTTGAGGCGTCTGGGTAAAAATAAAGGGTGATCCCTGATGTTTGCACTGTACTATTTTACACTTTGATTGTTTATTACTGATTAtgcaaaagaaaatgaacaataaagtTATCTGTTATCGGAGCTGTTACCTTTTATAAGGTAACCTAGATAATGAACTATTTCTGAACAACACATTTGATCAGTACTGTATTCTTGACCACTACCTTCACATTAATCTATCCTATGCTCAAGACCCTTATTACAGCAAATGGCTTTGATTACCAGCAACAATCCCGATAGTGATGTAAATCTGACTGATGTAGCTGGTGAACGCGGTGGAAATTGTTCCCAGGGAAATGAGGAATCCTCCAAGTATCACGACGGGCTGGAAGCCAAAGTGATTACTCAGCACAGTTGACAGCGGTGCTGAGCCAACGAGCAGTATGTATATGGACAAGAAGGATAAACAGATGAGCACACAAACATCAAGTAAGATTTCCGCCGAAGCTGGTTTGGCAGTGGCTCAAATGGATCTTACCTGTGAAAGTCATTACAAACACGCATATTGAGATAATCCATGAAACTCGACTGTTGCTCTCATTAAACTCGGACGTAAGATCCCTTAGGAAAATGCCAAAGCTTTTGATGACCCCATAGGTGAAGACCTCCACAAGAAAAAAGGCCACAGCCACAATCCAACCCCAGCCTCCATCTGGGACCTCAGAGTAGACTTTAGGTCCCAGACAACCATCTTTTCTGAAGATCCACAATGCCATGGTTAGTGAAGTCAAAACTGTgaactaaaaacacaaacactaaagtTTACTCGTGCAGAATAATAATGCTTTGTGTCATTCAGTAGCAGATGTCACACAGAGTGCTGCAgtgttttgcatattttttggGACAGTGaagtcaaaatgttttttactgTGTGCAGTTCCTAGGAATTAAAGATGAAAATGTTAAATAGAGGCAGAAGATACAAGACACCTTCTGGGTATTTTGGGCATACtatattttttgctttatatatatatatatatatatatatatatatatatatatatatatatatatatatataagtgttaAGTTTTTAAGTTTATAACCAATGGATGTCCTGAAAAAAAGTCAATGTATACAACATGGAATTCGTCCTTTGCCTGTGGTTAGTAACTATGCACAGATGCACTATACCAAAactatcagaatcagaagaagttttattgccattttcaatgaacaggattcacagactaggaatttgcttcggcatgaaggtgcaacataaaaaaagaTGTTCATCTGTGTGCAATGTACAGCTCTAAACTCCAATTCTGGACAAATAATCATTCAGGTACATATTTTCTGTACATGAATACACCTCATTACAATAATTCTTTCTATTTCTTGGGAGCTCTGAAATAGTACTTAAATGATCATAGATATaaattattatacattttatacattgaTCTGTATATCTTTTTTCTCTTAGATCTTAATGCTGCCTTGATAAATTCCACTTGACCGGCTTGATTTACCTCTCTGGCCCAGTCTTAAACTATGAAGTTAATGACAATATTGAGTTACGTTGGGAGTTCCTCATGGATCAATTCTGGGCCaattttattctttattgtCTTAAATGACCAGGATCCACTGGCAGGTCCAAAGTTTTACTTCTACTATGATCTAAGAATAACTcaactagtttgcattgaagtccatgtagttacataataataagacttagtatgtaataagcctttaGAGGTTGAAGTATGATTTGACTGCCtgataaaattgtaaaaaaaaaatagcagttGCTTCCAGCAACATGCAGACAACACACAGCTAGACTTGCGGAGTCAATATACATCACGTTCAGCTCCAACAACTACATTTACTATGATAAAGACAAGTACCACAGAACAAATTCAGACTGGTCTAAAGTTTTCAAATTGTGTGTTATAACCTTGGGTGCAGTGGCATCAGTGAAAAAAGGGACCATCATAAGAAAAGTACTTTAATGTTTGTCATACACAAGTCGTAGTTCTCAAGGCATGACTCTCCACCCGCTAGCATCTAAAGTTAACCTAGACTACCTATCTAAGGTTTTACACTAAATAATCTTTTACACAAGATTTTACCAAATAATGAATATATCAAGTTGAAGGTAGTGATGGAGCCAATTGGAAGTGGTTACCATGGACAAGATGCATTCTGAATAAGAAGTAAATTAGATGTGTCTGTGGTGCTGATGGAAGCTAACTGTCGAGATATGTTAGGAAATCTGTGGTCTTTCTGTGAGTCATGATGTACAACTGTGTCATTAAGTATATGGGGGGCCTTATAAAGATTTTAATGGGCCTGGTCACCACAGCAGCCGCTTTGATTTATAATCAAATTATGattttctgtggttttgttAAAACTCAAAGTGATTTCGATATCATAAACTCAGTGATTACTCGCTTTTTAGCCATACCATTCAGGTAttcagggagaaagagagtttGGGACGGTGCTACTAAAAGGGGCGTGGCCTAGCTGTGCGAAATATGCTCCTCACGTGATGACAACATGACGTCGCGCCGTATCAACATATCAGTGAGGCGACGCCGCGGGAGAGAGCAGCTTCATCAAAACAACTCGTGTTCTGTGAGAACCTTTTGAAGTAATCCATTTTTAATTCACGCTGTCGGCTTTTTGACGTCTTTTAAATGCccgctgttgttttgtttgctgtCCTCTGTCGTCGGTAGGAagttaaaaagcagctgcagcagatcGAAGAAAACTGGGGCGCGTTTGTACTGCGCAGAACTGCGCATGCGCACTGCACAAGGCACAAGCCGTGCTTCATAACTGCACGTGTGTGGTGTGTAGATCAGAGACTTCTGCAGGAGTCTCTACGTGTTAGAGTCTATAAGTGTTGCCTTTAAAGTCTGTATCCGGCACATAACGTTAACACTTCTTACTCAGGTCAGTAGGTGAAATGTCCTTCACCTCGTTCAACATCGCCGGCGCTATTTACCTCACAGAGGAGACCAAATGTAAGTGACTTGGAAAATTCATTTAGAAGGGATTTGTGCGTTAGCTCATAGGAAAACTTAAATCTGCTAATTAGATCCTAAATGCCGTTCTACAGAACCATAAAATTAGAAATCACCCAAAGTGCCTATTGAATCTGCTGGCATACTGAGGGCGATGTTGACCAATACAGTGTTAAGATCAATAACAGGCCAGAGACACACAGTTATATATTCACTTTGCCCAGTGTAGTGTCCACTGGGATTTGTCTAATCACTTTAAAGCTTTCCCCCCCCTGCCATCAGCATTTTAATCCATCAATGTACTACTACATATATTTACTactacatatattttaaatttcctttggtccatgtttttctttacttgcttgagcacaaatctgaagaactttttcaAACTGATCAAACCATATGGCTAAATTTTGAGTTGTATCACTTTGATTgtcatattacatatatattactattatttgtGACCACTAGATTGGGACTACTGACTACTTCAACAGAACAACAGGAAATCTAAATTTCATTGTCAATACAAGTAGGAAAATTACATGTAGTCAAAAACCCCAAAAGGCTACGTTAGATATTAATCAAAAgaataaatatacaaaatgttttcactttAGACCAATCAGGACAAGattagtagtttttttttctcatcataCCAATTGTAGTTGCACATGAATGGATTTAGGATTTAAATTTTCAGATTGAGTAAATTTTTTTCACAGAAGAAGCAGAGAACAAAAAGTGCTTACCTGCTCTTTCAGGTTATGGaggaaaaaaagtgatttatGTGCAGCCTGCCACTGCAGTGTGCTTTCTGCCAAGAGTACATGTGGTGTCTGAAGCTGTGGCTGCTGGATAAAAATGCAGCTTGCCTGGTGGGAGGTTACAGCCGTGGGGGCTTTGAGGATTGGGTTACACTCAGCACTGATTGAGAAATCATGCTCTTAACCCCCTTTTTCTacatttgaaacatttggtaCATTTGAAATTGTAGGACCTGTTTATTTGCTACTCTCTGTGTTTGCAGTGCTCTGAGTTGGCAGTGAGGTActgaatttgactggcctgagCGTTTTGTAAGAGGACCAGTGCATTAAGTGAAGTTTGTTACCCTGTTATGTAACAGTTGTTACTGCTTGGCTAGAAAGTGTCCTGGGACCCAGAGTGGAGAACACACTCTCTGCATAGGCCTAGTGGACTTTACATAGAATAAAagggcagagaggcagagagagggtcCTATTAGTCATTGCTTTCAAGAATAAATTTGACACAGGCTAAAATGAACTTTTCACTGGAAGTTACTATACATGTCTTCACTTTGCAGAGTTGTTCATGTGTTCTGCACAATTAAGACAGGTAAGTTGTGGGGCTGAATTAAATGGGAAATTACTCAAGGttttgtgatatatatatatatatatatacacacacacacacacacacacacacacacacacacacacacacacacacacacacatatatatatatatatatatatatatatatatatatatatatatatatatagttaaaccCAGAAATATTTTGACTGTGACACAATCTTCATGATTTGGGCTCTTCATGCCACCACATTGGATTTGAAGTGAAACAACTTAGATGCAATTGAAGTGTAGACTTTCAGGTTTAATTCAAGGGGTTGAACAAAAATATCCTATGGAACGTTTAGAATTGctttaccataaataaaatgtttctttttaatactttgttgagaatcctttgcaggcaatgactgcctgaagtctggaacgCATTTCACTTGCTTAAGACAAAACTTAAAGCAAAACTTAAATGCTTGAacgggttgagatctggtgattgaCTCAGCCAGTGCAGaatattccacttctttgccttaaaaTACTCCTGGGTTGCTTTCGCAGTAAGTTTCGGGTCATTGTCCATCTATACTGTGAAGCGACGTCCAATCAACCCTGTATCCCtgtacacttcagaattcatccagctgcttctgttttctgtcacatcatcaataaacactAGTGACCCAGTGCCATTGGAAGCAATGTATGCCCATGTCAtcacactgcctccaccatgGTTTACAGAGGAtgtggtgtgctttggatcGTGAACCGTTCCAAACGTTTACCATACTTGCTGTTCCAGTTTAATCTGGCCTTTCTATTTTTGAGGCTGATTAATGGTTTGCATCTTGTGGTGAACCCTCTGTATTTACTCTCATGAAGTCTTCTCTTTATGGTAGACTGATACACCTACTTCCTGGAGAGGCTTCTTCACTTGGGTGGATGTTGTAAAGGAGTTTTTCCTCACCATGGAAAATTCTGCGATCATCCACTACTGTTGTCTTCTGTGGACATATAGGCCTTTTTGAGTTCCCGAGCTCACCAGtgcgctgtttttttttcccagaatgTATTTGTTGTAAATGTGAACTGTTGATTTGGCCACTCCGAACatttctgctgtctctctgatggattttttctttttttttccagcctaATGATGGTCTCTTTCACCTCCATTGAGAGCTTCTTTAACAGTATGTTGTGGGTTCACAGCAGACCTTTTACCTGCTTAATTTATGATGGATTAATGAAATAGCTTTTGAGATAATTGTCCAATTACCTGATATTAAAGAGCTGTAATTCCTAAATCCCCTACCCTCAAATTAAAGATACAGCTGCATCTTGAATATGGTAAACAGCTAAAACGCGTcgctgtccaaatatttatgggcctaactgtttgtgtgtgtgtttgtgtctgtgtgtgtgtgtgtgtctgtgtgtgtgtgtgtgtgtgtgtgtgtgtgtgtgtgtgtatatacagtactgtgcgaaagttttaggcatctaagcaaatttttaaacaatttatctcagcaatgattttatcacaatatacattagaataaagtcatattcataattcaaataaacataaaaacagtaaaaagtagcAAGAATTTCTtgtgtccatatttttccttgacaccttcacagccaccaaagagacttgttaatatcatcaattacatcacgagcacaatttaatgaagcactgattggtcaaaccaggagctgctttttaactacatataatactgggcttcctcgaggagaggtttgaaaatggttaaaatgactatttatttgttttatatatatatatatatatatatatatatatatatatatatatatatatatatatatatcaaattcaaatattaGCACTTTATCTTGGGTGCCTAATAtatcatttcatgttttattttttccattatgttaacttatttacaatTAGAAAATCAGCTATAG
This portion of the Pygocentrus nattereri isolate fPygNat1 chromosome 13, fPygNat1.pri, whole genome shotgun sequence genome encodes:
- the LOC108444260 gene encoding monocarboxylate transporter 7, with amino-acid sequence MALWIFRKDGCLGPKVYSEVPDGGWGWIVAVAFFLVEVFTYGVIKSFGIFLRDLTSEFNESNSRVSWIISICVFVMTFTAPLSTVLSNHFGFQPVVILGGFLISLGTISTAFTSYISQIYITIGIVAGLGYCLTFLPTVTILSQYFSKRRSLVTAMASTGESFAIFVFAPAFTALKTQIGWRHTMVVLGTLQGTIVICGLLLRPLIIKPKTSNESFTQPLKSTKQEIIYSDPDSELHGSCSSGGAQSLEQPEQSLKVVGQQKEVDPFQITQGQQDQSQEEPSRSKLLDLTVLKECSFVCYAAFGLFATLGFFAPQLYVVELSANRDTERDKAAYMLSIMAVAEIFGRLSIGWILSWGRMRKIFVLLGCVMMMCLVLVLFTVVNGFWGLVVCCVLYGFLLGNIASTHIPMLAEDDVVGIKRMPLAVGVYVCIQSFAGLAGPPLGGVLVDITQDYSSAFYSSAAGMGLGALFLGLVRPAKTGHLCTKKCFSPCQDIPVVEHVSEDKVMPEEFQEVNILSNPQGQS